CGCGCCGAGCCCGACGAGGCGTCCCGGGTCTCGCCCGTCGACCACGCACAGACCACCGCCGACCGCGACCAGATCTGGACCTGGCTCGCCCGGTTGCCCAAGGCGCAACGCGCGGCCCTGGTGCTGCGTTACTACGAAGACCTGCCGGATGCCGAGATAGCCGAGATCCTCGGTTGCGCGGTCGGCACGGTACGGTCGTCGATCTCGCGGGCCCTTGCGACCCTGCGGGCGGAAATGGTGGAGACCTGCCCATGATCGAAGAGCAACTGCGCGAGACGTTCGAGCGGCACGAGACACTCGCGCCGCCGTCGGCTCCGCTGCGCGCGGCCATCGATCGTGCCGTCGTACGCCGCCGCCGCAACCGTCTCACCCGCCGGTTGGCCGGTGCCGCCGCCGCCCTGGTCGCCGTCGCCTCGTTGCCGTTCGCGCTGAACACGACCGCCGCCCTGCCGGCCATCGAGAACACCATGCTGCCGGGCGCCGCGCCCCCGGTCGACCGGCCGCTCACGGTCGCGGTGCTCGGTGTCGACGACGACGGCGGGCGCAGCTACCGGGCCGACACGGTGCTCGTCGTGCACGTTCCGGCCGGCAGCCACACCGCCTACCTGGTCTCGTTGCCGCGCGACCTGCTGGTGGAGATCCCCGATCGCGGCCGGGCCCGGCTCGGCGAGACCTTCTACTTCGGCAGCCAGCGCAAGGGCCAGTCGCCGGATCTGGCCGCTGGTGCGGAGTTGACGGCGCGCACGGTCACCGCGACCACCGGGATGCCGATCGACGCCACGGTCACCGTGCGTTTCTCGGGCTTGCGGGAGGTCACCGACGCGCTGGGCGGCGTGCAGATCTGCCTCGACCGGCCGGTGCCCGCGCGGCGCGGCGACCACATCTACCCGGCGGGCTGCCAGCGGCTCGACGGCCGGAGCATGCTCGACCTGCTCCGGCAGCGCCGCCTCCCGCACGGCGTCTACGACCGCGACGCCAACGGCCGGGCCTTCGTGCGCGGCCTGCTCGGCAGTTCGGTCGGCGACCCGGTGCGGCTGGCCCGGGTGGTGAAGGCCGCAGCCGACGGGATCTCGGTCGCCGGCGCCGGGGTCACGACGCCGCAACTGCTCCGGGTGGCCACCGAGATCGACGCGGTCACCGCGGTCGACATCGGCTCCGACTTCCGCGGCGTGACCATCGACAAGGTGGAATACGAGCGGCTCGACCCGGCCCGCAGCGCGCCGGTGTTCGCGGCGATCCGCGACAACCGGCTGGTCGACTGGGTCGCGGCCAACCCGAAGGCCGTGCGCTAGCTAGCGATAGTCGTCGTCGCCGACGACGACCTGCGACTGCTCGACGGCATCGGCCTCCGGAACCTCGGCGCCGGTGTGCACCGGGTCGTCGCGACCGGCACCGTCGTCGGGCTGCGCCGGCGTGGCCTGCTCACTCACGTCGGCTTCGGGCCGCTCTTCGTCTGGCTGTGTCATCGGCGCCGCCTCCCTTCCTTCTCACCGTACGGCCGGCGCCCCTTGCCCCGCGGTCAGCGCGGCAAACCCCGGGGCCGCGGCCGGATGCGTGCCGGTGTCACGATGGGTGCCATGGGAATGCTGATCCGGGTGGTCATCAACGCGATCGCCCTGTGGATCACCGCGCTGCTCGTGCCCGGCATCGACGTGGGCG
This genomic interval from Asanoa ferruginea contains the following:
- a CDS encoding LCP family protein yields the protein MIEEQLRETFERHETLAPPSAPLRAAIDRAVVRRRRNRLTRRLAGAAAALVAVASLPFALNTTAALPAIENTMLPGAAPPVDRPLTVAVLGVDDDGGRSYRADTVLVVHVPAGSHTAYLVSLPRDLLVEIPDRGRARLGETFYFGSQRKGQSPDLAAGAELTARTVTATTGMPIDATVTVRFSGLREVTDALGGVQICLDRPVPARRGDHIYPAGCQRLDGRSMLDLLRQRRLPHGVYDRDANGRAFVRGLLGSSVGDPVRLARVVKAAADGISVAGAGVTTPQLLRVATEIDAVTAVDIGSDFRGVTIDKVEYERLDPARSAPVFAAIRDNRLVDWVAANPKAVR
- a CDS encoding SigE family RNA polymerase sigma factor; amino-acid sequence: MTYEEFADVQLGAMLRYAVMLCGDPHLAQDLVQETMVRVQLNWRKVARADAPDRYVRRMITNQYLDWRRGSWLRRVLLRAEPDEASRVSPVDHAQTTADRDQIWTWLARLPKAQRAALVLRYYEDLPDAEIAEILGCAVGTVRSSISRALATLRAEMVETCP